In the genome of Rhodoferax sp. BAB1, one region contains:
- a CDS encoding thermonuclease family protein translates to MRALLLLVLALLASPSQAEIISGRVVHVADGDTITVLDASKVQHKVRLAGIDAPEKSQA, encoded by the coding sequence ATGCGCGCGCTCCTGCTCCTGGTTCTCGCGCTTCTGGCCTCGCCCAGCCAGGCAGAGATCATTAGCGGCCGCGTTGTCCACGTCGCTGATGGCGACACCATCACGGTTCTCGATGCCAGCAAGGTCCAGCACAAGGTTCGCCTGGCTGGGATTGACGCCCCAGAGAAGTCTCAGGCCTAA
- a CDS encoding DNA-binding transcriptional regulator — MVNLASFLKSEISRIARKEIRTETQALKKASTQYRSDIAALKRRLAEQDRLIAKLRKSKPVAAATDKTVESPQLRFRAGGFATLRQKLGLSAADMGKLLDVTQQTVYHWEKGQSKPRASQLQGIAEVRKLGKRGAAARLAKA, encoded by the coding sequence ATGGTCAACCTCGCCAGCTTTCTGAAATCAGAAATCTCACGTATCGCCCGCAAAGAGATCCGCACCGAAACCCAAGCCCTGAAGAAGGCATCAACCCAGTACCGAAGCGACATCGCCGCGCTCAAGCGGCGTCTGGCCGAACAAGACCGCCTGATCGCCAAGCTGCGCAAGAGCAAGCCCGTTGCCGCAGCGACTGATAAGACGGTTGAAAGTCCCCAGCTGCGTTTCCGTGCCGGTGGGTTCGCCACGCTGCGCCAAAAGCTCGGCCTATCCGCTGCAGATATGGGCAAGCTGCTCGACGTCACTCAGCAAACCGTCTACCACTGGGAGAAGGGGCAATCCAAACCCCGGGCCAGCCAGCTGCAAGGCATCGCTGAAGTGCGCAAGCTGGGCAAGCGCGGTGCAGCCGCACGTCTGGCCAAGGCCTGA